In Paenibacillus algicola, a genomic segment contains:
- a CDS encoding YheC/YheD family endospore coat-associated protein, producing the protein MISRSPEAAKPVVAILTMSDPYRMFRGNRHNFQDIIRTGRDMGFEVYVVTVKDLDLDSPVLRGFIPAGDQTWEQKLFPFPRVIYNRIPAREDEAKPKVTRKIKACLRHPRLELYNPYFFNKRELFDWLNQSRQTRQWAPATKKLKGFSSLCDMIKSHPYLYLKPEEGKAGHGIMRLKHQSSKALPYRLQIQNNRGSTTYKAATLERLWQRVYKETTGEPYLIQQGIELAALHGRPFDLRLLVQKAEHGSFSVTGIGARMAGADSITTHVPRGGSIEDPEKLLTAVFGPERSQDILGRVRNAAVQIAKQIEKGSEYQLGEMSMDLGIDTSGSLWFFEANARPMKFDEPNIRKRSLERIFKYCHYLIGHRS; encoded by the coding sequence ATGATCAGCCGCAGTCCGGAAGCCGCCAAGCCTGTCGTTGCCATACTGACCATGTCCGATCCTTACCGGATGTTTCGAGGCAACCGTCATAATTTTCAGGACATTATCAGGACCGGGAGAGACATGGGATTCGAGGTTTACGTGGTTACTGTCAAGGATCTTGATCTTGATTCGCCGGTCCTGCGGGGCTTTATCCCTGCCGGGGACCAGACCTGGGAACAGAAGCTGTTCCCTTTCCCCCGGGTGATCTACAACCGGATTCCGGCGCGGGAGGATGAGGCGAAGCCGAAGGTGACCCGCAAGATCAAGGCCTGTCTCCGCCACCCCCGGCTGGAGCTGTATAACCCTTATTTTTTCAACAAAAGAGAGCTGTTTGACTGGCTCAATCAATCCCGCCAGACTCGCCAATGGGCACCTGCCACCAAGAAGCTGAAGGGGTTCTCCTCTCTCTGCGACATGATCAAGAGCCACCCCTACCTGTACTTAAAGCCGGAAGAGGGGAAGGCGGGACACGGCATCATGAGATTGAAGCATCAGAGCAGCAAGGCGCTGCCGTATCGTCTGCAAATCCAGAACAACCGGGGCAGCACCACGTATAAAGCCGCTACACTGGAACGACTCTGGCAAAGAGTTTATAAGGAGACAACCGGAGAGCCGTACCTGATCCAGCAGGGCATCGAGCTAGCTGCACTTCACGGCCGGCCCTTTGACCTGCGGCTCTTGGTCCAGAAGGCGGAGCACGGCTCCTTCAGCGTCACCGGCATCGGCGCCAGAATGGCCGGGGCAGATAGCATCACGACCCACGTGCCGCGCGGCGGCTCGATTGAGGATCCCGAGAAGCTGCTGACTGCGGTGTTCGGACCGGAGCGAAGCCAGGACATTCTGGGCCGAGTGCGCAATGCCGCTGTGCAGATCGCCAAGCAGATCGAGAAGGGCTCGGAGTATCAGCTTGGCGAAATGTCGATGGATCTCGGGATTGATACCTCCGGGAGCTTATGGTTTTTTGAAGCGAACGCCAGGCCGATGAAATTCGATGAGCCGAACATTCGGAAGCGGTCGCTGGAACGTATTTTTAAATATTGTCATTATCTGATAGGACATCGTTCCTGA
- a CDS encoding YlbF family regulator: MSNIYDKANDLAKAMRESEEVQEITSAMKLIEGDAESKQMLNSFRERQMEIQQRIMTGDMPSQEEMEQVEKLFEVLSMNLSIRRLFDAERRLSVIIEDVNKIISDSLQDLYGPAQP; encoded by the coding sequence ATGAGCAATATTTATGATAAGGCGAATGATCTGGCAAAAGCGATGAGAGAAAGCGAGGAAGTGCAGGAAATTACGTCGGCGATGAAGCTGATTGAAGGCGACGCCGAAAGCAAGCAGATGCTGAACAGCTTCCGCGAGCGGCAGATGGAAATTCAGCAGCGCATCATGACTGGGGATATGCCGTCCCAGGAAGAAATGGAGCAGGTGGAGAAGCTGTTCGAGGTGCTTAGCATGAACCTCAGCATCCGTCGTTTGTTCGATGCCGAGCGCCGTCTGAGCGTCATCATTGAGGATGTAAACAAGATTATTTCAGATAGCCTGCAGGATCTGTACGGACCGGCGCAGCCATAA
- a CDS encoding GNAT family N-acetyltransferase has product MELISLVPHRKADWPSIRRHCCQFMLRYAGQRTWTKEIRVLEQLKYEELQEPGTSLLGVTVRGEEGLTVVGVLFTARCGEQAVLLAVHPLYRRRRLGTALLQAQQKLHGRITCHVPLLHAAALRLCFQAGMTAIGMTRDAETSRSCLLFRWPEVPLAPGKEPQSTQVGDWLCLSPS; this is encoded by the coding sequence GTGGAATTAATCTCTCTTGTACCGCACCGGAAGGCGGATTGGCCTTCTATCCGTCGTCACTGCTGTCAGTTTATGCTCCGCTATGCAGGCCAAAGAACCTGGACCAAGGAAATCCGGGTTCTGGAGCAATTGAAATATGAGGAACTGCAAGAGCCCGGGACCTCTCTGCTGGGGGTCACAGTGAGAGGGGAGGAAGGCCTCACCGTGGTCGGTGTGCTGTTCACCGCCCGCTGCGGGGAGCAGGCGGTTCTCCTGGCCGTCCATCCGTTATATCGCAGGCGCAGGCTGGGCACTGCCCTCCTCCAAGCCCAGCAGAAGCTCCATGGCAGGATCACTTGCCATGTGCCGCTCCTGCATGCTGCCGCCCTGAGGCTGTGCTTTCAGGCCGGCATGACCGCCATCGGGATGACCCGGGATGCCGAGACGTCGCGTTCCTGCCTCTTGTTCCGCTGGCCCGAGGTACCTCTGGCTCCGGGGAAAGAACCACAATCCACGCAAGTAGGTGATTGGCTGTGTCTAAGCCCGTCTTAG
- a CDS encoding DUF445 domain-containing protein — MQSGLFILINMCVAAFVGGITNHFAIKMLFHPRNEVKIFGRRLPFTPGLIPKRKQDIAKSLGEVVSQYLVTSEGLQEMLQKPAFRQKAVDTLSAKLNSLAESEDSVKDVLLGIWSEEEWEALKGKALQSARSAVSRSAVSMWAAYGLEEKPLKELVPGWSEDKRRQWSEQAAEMVLKELGDTLLSAEGQRMLREMTHSMVDKAGGFLGTMAALFVDEDKLVQKLTPTLIGQLEGGRVHRTVADIIAAKLEQYGEMPLGALVQSLAGEPALELLLQKLEQVLPWEEWMARGEQVTIAEIVRPRLAALQEALPQWVDKGLGMASSAVPALVKSIRLPELVQEQVERFPIERLEQVILSVSGKEFRAITWLGVALGALIGLVQSSITILWLK; from the coding sequence ATGCAGAGCGGGCTGTTTATTCTAATCAATATGTGTGTTGCCGCATTTGTCGGCGGAATTACGAATCATTTTGCGATCAAGATGCTGTTTCACCCCCGAAATGAGGTCAAAATATTCGGGCGCCGCCTTCCCTTTACGCCCGGACTGATTCCAAAGCGCAAGCAGGATATTGCGAAATCGCTGGGTGAGGTCGTCTCGCAATATCTTGTTACCAGCGAAGGGCTGCAGGAGATGCTGCAGAAGCCGGCCTTCCGCCAGAAGGCGGTGGATACATTGTCCGCGAAGCTGAACAGCCTGGCAGAAAGTGAAGACTCCGTTAAGGATGTGCTGCTGGGGATCTGGAGTGAGGAGGAGTGGGAGGCTTTGAAGGGCAAGGCCCTGCAGTCGGCCCGCTCTGCGGTAAGTCGGTCTGCTGTATCCATGTGGGCGGCTTATGGCCTGGAGGAGAAGCCGCTGAAGGAGCTTGTTCCGGGCTGGTCGGAGGACAAGCGCCGCCAATGGAGCGAGCAGGCGGCCGAAATGGTGCTGAAGGAGCTTGGCGATACGCTGCTGTCGGCAGAGGGACAGCGGATGCTCCGGGAAATGACCCACTCCATGGTGGACAAGGCAGGGGGATTTTTGGGCACGATGGCGGCTCTGTTCGTAGATGAGGACAAGCTCGTCCAGAAGCTCACGCCGACTCTGATCGGCCAGCTGGAAGGGGGACGTGTCCACCGCACGGTGGCAGACATCATTGCAGCCAAGCTGGAGCAGTATGGAGAGATGCCGCTGGGCGCGCTAGTGCAGTCCCTGGCGGGAGAGCCTGCGCTGGAGCTGCTGCTTCAGAAGCTGGAGCAGGTCCTGCCGTGGGAAGAATGGATGGCGCGGGGCGAGCAGGTCACCATCGCGGAGATCGTTCGGCCCCGTCTCGCTGCCTTGCAGGAGGCTCTGCCGCAGTGGGTGGACAAGGGGCTCGGTATGGCGAGCTCGGCGGTTCCGGCACTGGTAAAGTCGATCCGGCTGCCGGAGCTGGTGCAGGAGCAGGTGGAAAGATTTCCGATAGAGCGTCTGGAGCAGGTTATTTTAAGCGTGTCGGGCAAGGAATTTCGGGCGATTACCTGGCTGGGAGTGGCGCTTGGAGCCCTCATTGGCCTGGTTCAGTCTTCTATTACCATTTTGTGGCTGAAATAA
- a CDS encoding YheC/YheD family endospore coat-associated protein, with protein MSKTKLPVQLITTSTLPENHIRLGERLIKSLRIPTDQSLTLEFGSFRQEIRIVPGKKLYAIRISPSLSQAAGLLPGTVVSAAYRAADHVLKLGPVLGVMIGRYDLKDREKPFGSISSFCMEMIHASRKLGAFVYFFTPDMIGTGSQSLQGIWYDRGWKKGPVPLPDVINNRLATRKLENSPSVQHFMKEVKSRYRTPVFNEKFLDKSEVFEALAADERLKRYLPESYLLKSYPTLKKMCSSYPVVFLKPVRGSLGKGIIRITLEPDGSCHTLTTSLEGTIRRQYSSLKKLYSGLSGKLAKERYQIQQGLNLIRNQKKNVDFRALVHKNMKGKWSVTSIVGRIAGGNHFVSNLARGGTLSTVKEALAGSSLSAAFKNQLPAKMEQAALEIAKGVETYIPYHFGELGIDLAVDTSGRIWLLEVNSKPSKSDDAPLNNEDKVRPSAMRLLQYSQYLSGFQ; from the coding sequence ATGTCCAAAACCAAGCTGCCGGTACAGCTCATTACCACCAGCACCCTGCCGGAGAACCATATCCGGCTTGGCGAGAGGCTGATCAAGTCACTTCGAATTCCCACAGATCAGTCCCTCACGCTTGAGTTCGGCTCCTTCAGACAGGAGATCCGTATTGTACCCGGCAAAAAACTATACGCCATTCGCATCAGCCCCTCCTTGTCCCAAGCCGCCGGCCTGCTGCCTGGAACGGTAGTGAGCGCAGCGTATCGCGCCGCCGATCATGTGTTAAAGCTTGGACCTGTCCTTGGCGTGATGATCGGCCGCTATGACCTCAAGGACCGGGAGAAGCCGTTCGGGTCCATTTCATCCTTTTGCATGGAAATGATACATGCCAGCCGCAAGCTGGGCGCATTCGTTTACTTTTTCACACCGGACATGATCGGCACCGGCTCCCAGTCGCTTCAAGGCATCTGGTATGACCGGGGCTGGAAAAAGGGTCCCGTTCCGCTGCCTGACGTCATCAACAACCGGCTCGCTACGCGGAAACTGGAGAATAGTCCTAGCGTACAGCATTTCATGAAAGAAGTAAAATCACGCTATCGCACGCCGGTATTCAATGAAAAATTCCTGGATAAGTCCGAGGTGTTTGAGGCGCTGGCCGCCGATGAACGCTTGAAAAGGTATTTGCCTGAGTCCTATTTGCTGAAGAGCTATCCCACGCTGAAAAAAATGTGCAGCTCCTATCCGGTCGTGTTCCTGAAGCCGGTTCGCGGCAGCTTGGGCAAGGGCATCATCCGCATCACGCTGGAGCCAGACGGCAGCTGCCACACGCTGACCACCTCCCTTGAAGGCACCATACGCCGTCAATACAGCTCTTTGAAGAAGCTGTACAGCGGGTTGTCAGGGAAGCTCGCGAAAGAGCGGTATCAGATCCAGCAGGGATTAAATCTGATTCGTAATCAGAAGAAAAACGTCGATTTCCGGGCCCTCGTTCACAAAAATATGAAGGGCAAATGGAGCGTAACCTCCATCGTCGGGCGGATTGCAGGCGGAAATCATTTCGTGTCCAATCTGGCCCGCGGCGGAACACTGTCCACGGTCAAGGAGGCTTTGGCCGGCAGCAGCCTGTCAGCAGCCTTCAAGAATCAGCTGCCTGCCAAGATGGAGCAAGCCGCGCTGGAGATCGCCAAGGGCGTCGAGACGTATATTCCCTATCATTTCGGGGAGCTTGGCATTGATCTCGCTGTCGATACGTCCGGCCGGATCTGGCTGCTGGAGGTGAACTCCAAGCCGTCCAAGAGCGATGATGCGCCGCTGAACAATGAAGACAAGGTGCGGCCTTCCGCTATGAGACTTCTGCAGTACTCCCAGTATTTAAGCGGCTTTCAATAA
- a CDS encoding YheC/YheD family endospore coat-associated protein, translating to MAGLTTSIGTLGIMVSRKKGSPPFSDREFLKQLCLSARRLELQAYVFCADSYELSDSLKRDRFKSIKGYAVQDHEWIEGFFPVPELIFDRCLSGNAREAQHAAAVVQEAEQTQRILWSRRLPGKWRVYERLKQCPHLSAALPLTLRYTGPASLRNALHRFQGDVFMKPSAGSHGSHTLYIHQEGAHAVLKGRTRDNVPFRHRTHAASLPGWISQFTGHRSFVMQPFLQLTSADGRPFDIRVLVQKNGQGRWCLTGSALREGSCEGLTSNLHGGGRAAQVLPGLISRFGSAASAGIMDTIHHLSELIPPDLEEGFGRLGELGIDFGVDAKGTVWLLEVNSKPGRRVFTQTGDTGAAEQSVMNPLRYARYLLLRQLRRVNP from the coding sequence GTGGCGGGATTGACAACAAGCATCGGAACGCTCGGTATTATGGTTAGCCGAAAGAAGGGCTCTCCCCCCTTCTCGGATCGGGAATTTCTGAAGCAGCTTTGCCTGTCTGCCCGCCGCTTAGAGCTTCAAGCGTACGTCTTCTGCGCAGACAGCTATGAATTGTCAGACTCTCTAAAGCGCGATCGCTTCAAATCCATCAAGGGGTATGCTGTGCAGGACCATGAATGGATAGAGGGCTTTTTTCCAGTGCCGGAGCTGATCTTTGACCGCTGTCTGTCCGGCAATGCCCGGGAAGCACAGCACGCAGCGGCCGTCGTACAGGAGGCGGAGCAGACCCAGCGTATACTGTGGTCGCGCAGGCTGCCTGGCAAATGGAGGGTATACGAACGGCTGAAGCAGTGCCCTCACCTCTCCGCGGCTCTCCCGCTGACGCTGAGATATACGGGGCCCGCCTCGCTCCGGAATGCCTTGCACCGCTTTCAGGGAGACGTATTTATGAAGCCCAGCGCCGGGTCTCACGGCAGCCATACGCTCTATATCCATCAAGAAGGCGCACACGCCGTACTAAAGGGGCGCACCCGAGATAATGTGCCGTTCAGACACCGCACTCATGCTGCCTCGCTGCCTGGCTGGATCTCGCAATTTACCGGGCACCGGAGCTTTGTGATGCAGCCGTTTCTGCAGCTGACCAGTGCCGATGGAAGACCGTTCGATATTCGTGTGCTCGTACAAAAGAACGGCCAGGGCCGCTGGTGCCTGACCGGCTCTGCACTGCGGGAAGGCAGCTGTGAAGGGCTCACCTCCAATCTCCACGGAGGAGGCAGAGCAGCACAGGTGCTGCCTGGCCTGATATCTCGATTCGGCTCGGCGGCTTCAGCCGGGATCATGGACACCATCCATCACCTCAGCGAGCTGATCCCTCCCGATCTGGAAGAGGGATTTGGACGCCTGGGCGAGCTCGGGATCGATTTCGGCGTAGACGCTAAGGGCACAGTCTGGCTGCTGGAGGTTAACTCCAAGCCGGGACGGCGCGTGTTTACCCAGACAGGTGATACCGGGGCAGCGGAGCAGTCTGTCATGAACCCTCTCCGGTATGCCCGTTATTTACTGCTTCGACAACTTAGGAGGGTTAATCCATGA
- a CDS encoding YheC/YheD family endospore coat-associated protein → MSKPVLGILTLYLNERKKLEEAAVYEKMIIEGRELGLDVFVFTPADVQGGVVNALVYHPSHGQWTRQRRPLPAMIYDRSRIQKSARFQQLLRFRSKYGHLLYLNRPLRNKWTVHQDLYTLKRFRPHLPDTRLVQGLGDVKRMLQRHPAVYLKPINGTGGRGILRIARSSTASTAYDVRGRNTKRAIISPRKVPAATLGSFLSGWGVSGHYLVQEAIALELPNGRVHDYRMLVQKNGYGEWQVTGCVGRVGALNSITSNLHGGGRAMPMNELLDEWIADPSKRNHIHAEASRLGIDVSRFLEERYGALCELALDLAIDREGRILLLEVNPKPAREVFSQIGDKEAYRTALTRPLEYALWLHDRRKAKSAGLI, encoded by the coding sequence GTGTCTAAGCCCGTCTTAGGTATTCTTACCTTATATTTAAATGAGCGAAAGAAGCTGGAAGAAGCTGCAGTCTATGAGAAGATGATTATCGAAGGCCGGGAGCTGGGGCTGGATGTGTTCGTCTTTACGCCTGCGGATGTGCAGGGAGGTGTGGTAAACGCGCTGGTATATCACCCTTCACATGGCCAGTGGACCCGGCAGCGCCGCCCTCTTCCAGCAATGATCTATGACCGGTCCCGGATTCAAAAAAGTGCGCGGTTTCAGCAGCTGCTCCGCTTCCGCTCCAAATACGGGCATCTGCTGTACCTCAATCGTCCGCTGCGGAACAAATGGACGGTACACCAGGACCTTTATACGCTGAAGCGATTCCGGCCGCATCTGCCGGACACTCGTCTGGTTCAGGGGCTCGGGGATGTAAAGCGGATGCTGCAGCGCCACCCTGCCGTCTACCTCAAGCCGATTAACGGCACAGGAGGACGAGGGATTTTGCGCATAGCCCGCTCCAGCACAGCCAGCACAGCCTATGACGTCCGGGGACGTAATACGAAACGGGCCATTATCTCTCCGCGTAAGGTGCCTGCTGCCACACTGGGCTCGTTTCTCTCCGGATGGGGCGTTTCCGGTCATTATTTGGTGCAGGAGGCTATTGCACTGGAGCTGCCTAACGGCAGAGTCCATGATTACCGCATGCTTGTGCAGAAGAACGGCTACGGAGAGTGGCAGGTCACCGGCTGTGTTGGCCGGGTCGGCGCCTTAAACAGCATTACCTCCAATCTGCATGGCGGCGGACGTGCAATGCCCATGAATGAGCTGCTGGATGAATGGATTGCGGACCCTTCCAAGCGGAACCATATTCATGCGGAGGCCAGCCGCCTCGGCATCGATGTGTCACGCTTTCTGGAGGAGCGCTACGGAGCGCTGTGTGAGCTGGCTCTGGATCTTGCAATCGACCGCGAAGGCCGAATCCTCCTGCTGGAGGTCAATCCGAAACCGGCCAGAGAGGTGTTCTCCCAGATCGGTGATAAGGAGGCCTACCGAACGGCTCTCACCCGGCCGCTGGAGTATGCGCTCTGGCTACACGATCGGCGAAAAGCCAAGTCAGCAGGCCTGATCTAG
- a CDS encoding HAD family hydrolase, translating to MTKGWMNVSTTERLVKPEAMIFDMDGTLFQTETLLRPAYHKLFDTLRAEGHHQGETPDEQLMLGSLGMLLEDIWKRVIPNGTPEAHRRADELLLQLELEGLENEEAALYPGVTETLAELKQRGVRLFVASNGLEDYVKGIVKARQLAPLFEGLYSAGEHQTSSKVDLVALLLSNHGIERAWMVGDRSSDVEAGKENGQTVIGCQYAGFGGEQELKGSDAMITAFPDLIRLYDQAEDPS from the coding sequence ATGACGAAGGGATGGATGAATGTGAGTACTACGGAGAGGCTTGTTAAGCCGGAAGCTATGATTTTTGATATGGACGGCACGTTATTTCAGACGGAGACCTTGCTGCGGCCGGCGTATCACAAGCTGTTTGATACACTGAGAGCAGAAGGGCATCACCAGGGAGAGACGCCAGATGAGCAGCTTATGCTGGGCAGCCTGGGCATGCTGCTGGAGGATATTTGGAAACGGGTGATCCCGAATGGAACACCGGAGGCTCACCGCCGGGCGGACGAGCTGCTGCTTCAGCTGGAGCTGGAAGGCCTGGAGAACGAAGAGGCGGCCCTGTATCCGGGGGTCACGGAGACGTTAGCAGAGCTCAAGCAGCGCGGAGTCCGGCTGTTCGTGGCAAGCAATGGCTTGGAGGACTACGTCAAGGGCATTGTCAAAGCACGCCAGCTGGCTCCGTTATTCGAGGGCCTGTACAGCGCCGGGGAGCATCAAACGTCCAGCAAGGTGGATCTGGTTGCGCTGCTGCTGAGCAATCACGGCATTGAGCGTGCCTGGATGGTGGGAGACCGCTCGTCGGACGTAGAAGCAGGCAAGGAGAATGGACAAACGGTAATCGGCTGTCAATATGCCGGCTTCGGCGGAGAGCAGGAGCTGAAAGGCTCCGATGCGATGATTACAGCTTTCCCGGATCTGATCAGGCTGTATGACCAGGCAGAAGATCCATCCTAA
- a CDS encoding decaprenyl-phosphate phosphoribosyltransferase: MLFTSIRFDEDSIYKSSPSSVALVWNQLRPKQWSKNLLLFAALIFSINKVDFMQIAYSIIGFLIFSVISSTVYIINDFVDRDADRAHPVKRHRPMASGRLNPVVALSVGTVLFLLSLLISFLLNPLFMVIAITYFVINVSYSLYLKHIVILDLMLIASGFVLRAIAGGVIISVSLTPWFLLCTLLLSLFLAIGKRRHELILLQEGVSAHRKVLESYSVSLLDQFSNIVTAATVLSYSLFTFTSSHTVYLMLTIPFVIYGMFRYLYLIQIRNLGGSPEHILLEDKPILITVVMYSLCVVIILLLKDSGYIQ, from the coding sequence CTGTTGTTTACTTCTATTCGTTTCGACGAAGACTCTATTTATAAGTCCTCTCCTTCTAGCGTTGCTTTAGTCTGGAACCAGCTTCGGCCAAAGCAATGGAGTAAAAACCTGCTCCTATTCGCGGCCTTAATCTTTTCAATTAATAAAGTAGATTTTATGCAGATCGCCTACTCTATTATAGGATTTTTAATTTTCAGTGTAATTTCCAGTACAGTGTATATCATTAATGATTTCGTAGATCGCGATGCCGATCGCGCTCATCCAGTCAAGCGACATCGTCCTATGGCTTCTGGCAGACTGAATCCGGTGGTCGCTTTGTCGGTAGGGACGGTCCTGTTTTTATTGTCCTTGCTCATTTCATTTCTGCTGAACCCCTTATTTATGGTCATTGCGATAACATACTTTGTTATTAATGTTTCGTACTCGCTCTATTTGAAGCATATTGTCATTTTAGATTTGATGCTTATCGCATCCGGATTTGTGCTGAGAGCCATAGCTGGAGGTGTCATTATCTCAGTATCGTTAACCCCTTGGTTTCTTCTCTGCACGCTTTTGCTATCTCTCTTTCTGGCTATTGGCAAAAGAAGACATGAGCTCATTTTACTTCAAGAAGGGGTCAGTGCTCACCGAAAGGTACTAGAAAGCTATTCGGTATCCCTGCTGGATCAATTTTCTAACATTGTTACGGCTGCAACTGTCCTTAGTTACTCCTTATTTACGTTTACCTCTAGCCATACCGTTTACTTGATGCTAACGATTCCTTTTGTCATCTACGGCATGTTTCGATATTTGTATCTGATTCAAATAAGGAATCTGGGAGGATCTCCTGAGCACATCCTTTTAGAGGACAAGCCGATTTTAATTACCGTCGTTATGTATTCACTGTGTGTCGTCATCATTCTATTGCTGAAAGATTCAGGGTACATACAATGA
- a CDS encoding YheC/YheD family endospore coat-associated protein: MSLTFSNVHFSQQPEKAVFMSGSLLRSMGLTGKKQIQLHVGTDYISVPLKSIERSGKHLYLSSGLRSQVRVPRSGGAYVHTPREGQLHLGPVVGVLSDGSSAPGSPFGSRTGYIKQLLREGGKKMYVYAFSPKDINWQKETVYAYVLSAGGQFVRKTVPLPDVVYNRLPSRKTDFSNATNQLRERFLKRNIVFFNWAFFNKSDIYNLLENDPQAGRYVPETYNSPGTERIRDMMDRHRFVYYKPSAGSLGNGIYRLTHQPKKGYFARYSSSGGNTLLKFPSFSSLMKMLQSKHGPALKHYVIQQGIRLIEIDDCPIDFRFHMHKNAKNRWSVVGIGAKKAGRGSVTTHIKNGGSLMTPEQALSRVFGSRSRDVLERAKQAAIALAEAIENHHAHVLGEIGFDIGIDEDEKIWMFEANSKPGRSIFAHPLLKSEGKASVEHIFEHSLYLSGFLRGNDS; encoded by the coding sequence ATGAGTTTGACTTTCAGTAACGTTCATTTCTCACAGCAGCCCGAGAAAGCAGTATTCATGTCCGGCTCGCTCCTGAGAAGCATGGGACTTACAGGAAAAAAACAGATACAGCTTCATGTCGGCACGGACTATATCTCCGTTCCGCTGAAATCCATTGAACGATCCGGGAAGCATCTGTATTTAAGCTCCGGTCTGCGGAGCCAGGTCCGCGTGCCCCGCTCCGGGGGAGCCTATGTTCACACACCGCGGGAAGGCCAGCTTCATCTGGGTCCGGTGGTAGGCGTGCTCTCTGACGGCTCTTCGGCGCCCGGCAGCCCTTTTGGCTCCAGAACCGGTTATATCAAGCAGCTGCTGCGCGAAGGCGGCAAGAAAATGTATGTGTATGCCTTCTCTCCCAAGGACATTAACTGGCAGAAGGAAACCGTGTATGCCTATGTGCTCAGCGCCGGAGGTCAATTCGTGCGCAAGACGGTGCCGCTGCCAGACGTAGTGTACAACCGGCTGCCCAGCCGGAAAACGGACTTTTCCAATGCGACCAATCAGCTTCGGGAGCGCTTCTTGAAGAGAAATATCGTCTTTTTTAACTGGGCGTTCTTCAATAAATCCGATATTTACAACCTGCTGGAGAACGATCCCCAGGCCGGGAGATATGTGCCCGAAACGTACAACAGCCCGGGCACCGAACGGATCCGGGATATGATGGACCGTCATCGCTTTGTGTACTACAAGCCTTCGGCCGGAAGTCTGGGCAACGGCATTTACCGGCTTACGCATCAGCCGAAGAAGGGGTATTTTGCACGGTACAGCAGCTCCGGAGGAAACACCCTGCTGAAATTCCCGAGCTTCTCCAGCCTGATGAAGATGCTCCAAAGCAAGCACGGTCCGGCGCTCAAGCACTATGTCATTCAGCAGGGCATCCGGCTGATCGAGATTGACGACTGTCCGATCGACTTTCGCTTTCACATGCACAAGAATGCCAAGAACCGCTGGAGCGTCGTCGGTATCGGGGCGAAAAAGGCCGGCCGCGGCAGCGTAACTACCCACATCAAGAACGGAGGCTCCCTCATGACGCCGGAGCAGGCTCTCTCCCGTGTATTCGGCTCCCGTTCCCGGGACGTGCTGGAGCGCGCCAAGCAGGCCGCCATCGCGCTCGCGGAGGCGATCGAGAATCATCATGCCCATGTGCTCGGGGAGATCGGCTTTGATATCGGCATCGACGAGGATGAGAAGATCTGGATGTTCGAGGCGAACTCCAAGCCGGGCCGTTCGATCTTTGCGCATCCGCTGCTGAAATCGGAGGGTAAGGCATCGGTGGAGCATATTTTTGAGCACAGTCTGTATCTCAGCGGCTTCCTGCGGGGGAATGACTCATGA